Proteins encoded by one window of Rutidosis leptorrhynchoides isolate AG116_Rl617_1_P2 chromosome 7, CSIRO_AGI_Rlap_v1, whole genome shotgun sequence:
- the LOC139860014 gene encoding uncharacterized protein — protein sequence MQIQEFGDRFSEASTELLSCMSTLNPRGSFSMFDLEKLRRLCDLYPKDFTSADKFELEDELQIYHNSVQKDPKFKDLKGIADRARVMVETRKYISYPLLYRLLKLALVLPVATTTVERCFSAMKIVKSNLRNRISKEFLNACLICTIEREALAEVKDKDVMKHFHHMHLRRRNC from the coding sequence ATGCAAATTCAAGAGTTTGGTGATCGATTTAGTGAAGCTAGTACCGAGTTACTTTCTTGTATGTCGACGTTAAATCCACGTGGTTCATTCTCGATGTTTGATTTGGAAAAATTAAGAAGGTTGTGTGACTTATATCCAAAAGATTTTACTAGTGCGGATAAGTTTGAACTTGAGGATGAACTTCAAATATACCATAATAGTGTCCAAAAAGATCCAAAGTTTAAGGACTTGAAAGGTATTGCCGACCGTGCTAGAGTGATGGTGGAAACAAGGAAATATATAAGTTATCCGTTGCTTTATCGATTATTAAAGCTAGCATTGGTGTTACCCGTTGCGACCACAACCGTTGAGCGATGTTTTTCGGCAATGAAAATTGTAAAGTCGAACCTACGCAATCGTATTTCGAAGGAGTTTCTTAATGCTTGTTTAATTTGTACAATTGAAAGAGAAGCTCTAGCCGAAGTTAAAGATAAAGATGTAATGAAACATTTCCATCATATGCATTTACGTAGAAGAAATTGCTAG